Within the Opitutaceae bacterium TAV5 genome, the region GGCGCCGTTGTGATAGGCAAGGTGGGTCGGATGATTTTTCCAGCCGTAGCGGTGCTCGTGCGCCGTTATCCAGGCGATGGTTGTCGGCCGGTGGCTGCGCCGCCGCGCGCGGATTTCTCCCATGACGCGCGCCACTTCGGGGTCGGGAAGGTAACCGAGTTGTGTCGCATGAATCCGGATACGCTCGCGCGTGGCCGGCGGGATCGACGGATGGTTGCGCAAGGCGAGCGACACCGTCATCCTCGTCACGCCTGCCACCGCCGCCACGTCCTTGAGCGACACCCGCGGGCGGACGGCGGCGGGACGGGACGAGGACGGCGGGGTTCTTTCGGGCGCGGTCCCGGTTGCGGATTGACCATCGGAAGACATGCCGGAATCCAATCCGGTTTTTCGCAATTATACAATAAAGTTAACCGATCGTTGCCAGTATCCGGCAGGCCACCCAGCCTTCGGAAAAACAACACCCCTGCCCATGAACTCATCAACTTCATATCCGCACTCTCCGATAACGAGGTTCTTGCGGCGTCAGGCATTCACCCTGATCGAATTGCTCACCGTGATCGCGATCATCGGCATTCTCGCCGCCATCATCATCCCGGTGACGGCCAAGGTTCGCCAAAGCGCCCGCGCCGCGCAATGCCAGTCCAACATGCGCCAGATTGCCCTCGCCGTAATCCTCCACGCCAACGAACAACGCAACAACACCCTGCCCGGTCCGCTTTACGGAAAGGTTTTCCCCGCGATCATGCAGAACAACAAGAAGGGACGCCTCGCCTGGTTCCTTGCACCCCAGTTCCAGACCACGATGATCAACAACGAGGTCATCATGATCCCCGTGATGGTGTGTCCCGGTTTTGCCGTTGCACGTCCCGACCTGATTGGCGTGGCCGATTCGGAAAATGCCATCGTCCATGCCAACAATACCCGTTCCGATATCATCCCCGGCTACGACGGCACCGTGTGGGGCAACCCCGACGCCAGCGCTCCCAAAAACAGTCCCGTTCCCCTGCACTCGATCCCGACGCCGAGCCGGGTCTGGATGCTCACCGACATGGACGCCGAGCTTGCAAAGTCATGGTC harbors:
- a CDS encoding N-terminal cleavage protein; translation: MNSSTSYPHSPITRFLRRQAFTLIELLTVIAIIGILAAIIIPVTAKVRQSARAAQCQSNMRQIALAVILHANEQRNNTLPGPLYGKVFPAIMQNNKKGRLAWFLAPQFQTTMINNEVIMIPVMVCPGFAVARPDLIGVADSENAIVHANNTRSDIIPGYDGTVWGNPDASAPKNSPVPLHSIPTPSRVWMLTDMDAELAKSWSYSWGDDKMAPSPVHGSRRNRAFFDGHVASVGLKEPQKTW